Below is a genomic region from Argiope bruennichi chromosome 11, qqArgBrue1.1, whole genome shotgun sequence.
ATACTTCCGATCATGCCCACgttacaaagaagaaaaagaaattcaaacagttaaaatcacaaaaaacatACCTTTTCCAGAAGCTCGAAAAATAGTAACAGACAGAACACCTAAACCAGGTCTCTCGTATTCTGCTGCATTAAACTCAACAACTGAACGAAATTCGCAGCCAATACCTAAACCGACTGTTAATAATCCTGTAACACCTTCAAATACCAACCCAGATACTGTAACAATAAAAAGAAGTGATTGGCTCGCACTTCTTGAGATAAAAAGAtcatatgaagaaaatttctCCCAGCCTCCTAAAAACGTTAAgcgaaaaaagattttgaataaagtgAAAGCTCGTCAAcatcttgaaaaagaaaataaaaaacatcaaatcgAGGAAAAGGAAGAACAACTGACAATTCATCCATCAGACGATTCTATAAGTAGCATGGATGAGGACAAAGTTAATTCTGATTCTACTCACATGACATccgaacattttaaatcaaaattttttaaaaaacccaaaTAATGGCTATTCATTTAATCTCTTGGAACTGTAATGGATACCGCACCCATTCTGATGACAtcaaatctattttgaataaatatcaaccaGTTTGCTTAGGGATCCAAGAAACACACCTCAACTCTATGACTGAcgtgagaataaaaaattataaaataaatagaaaagattatttacaaaatactcgTGCTTCTGGAGGTGTCGCTACTTTCATACCCAGCTGTTTTCCATCCAAGAATATCGATATTACCTCTCCACTGCAGGCTGTAGCTGTACAAATTCAGATCAAATCTGTAATTGCCGTCTGTTTTGTGTACCTTCCACCTAATGACACCATTCACCAGAAAGATCTTGATGATCTTATCAAACAGTTACCAGCTCCCTTTATTATTCTTGGAGATTTTAATGGGCATAATACGCTTTGGGGTAGCACAGATACAAATGCAAGAGGTCGACAGATCGAAAAACTCATTGATGATCATTCtctttgtcttttaaatgattcaaatgttacttattttcatcaggcaaataaaacttttcacacCATTGATCTAGCCATTTGCTCACCTTTACTTGTTTCCCATTGGGATTTCTCAGTTTTAGACGATCTATTCAATAGTGAccattttcccattattttaaaatattcaaaatctgatgttAGCCTTCCCAGGAGACCTGAGCGTTTTATCTTTGACAAAGCCAACTGGCAACTTTTTAGATCACATTCCGAAATTACAGAAGACATAGTAAAacagccaaatattgataatgcaGTAGATTCAATAACAAAATGCTTGATAAAAGCTGCTGAAATAGCAATTCCGAAATCCTCTGGAAATTTGCCAAGGTTTTACAAACACTGGTGGAATGAAAAATGCGCTGCTGCTAAAAAAGCACAAAGAAAGGCTTGGGATAAATTCAGAAGATATCCTACCACCTcaaattttattgcctttaaaaaatctaaatccttttttagaagaattagacGAGAGAGTCAGTTTAACTCCTTCCAAAAATATGTTAGCTCCATCCACGGACATTTGTCTTCCAAGCGCATGTGGGAAAAAGTTAGGAAAATTTTAGGGAACAATAAATCATATCAGAAACTTTCATTCTTACACAGCAATGGAAATTCCATCACTGATACAAAAGATATAGCGAATACATTGGGTACAGCTTTTGCTAATGTAGCCAGTGAAGAATCGTATTCTCAAAGTTTTATTACCtataaaaaacaacaagaaaaaagaaaaattgattttaatacctTAGCGTCATATGCTTATAATGCTGATTTTCAGCTTCATGAACTTAAGCGAGCATTGCAGAACTCACATCCTACAGCACCTGGACCTGACGGAATTCATCATGACATAAAAAATTTGAGTTCCAATTCGTTAAATTCgcttctaattttattcaatagaatatgGAATGAGCATGTTTTCCCAACGTCCTGGAATCGAGCAACGATTATTCCCATTCTAAAACCTGGTAAAAATCCAGAGCTTCCATCAAGCTACAGGTCTATAGCCCTTACCAGTTGCCTCTGTAAGACTCTGGAAAGAATGATCAATGCTAGATTAATCTATGTTCTAGAAGAGAAGAAACTGCTCTCTAAATATCAGAGTGGATTCAGACATGGTCGCAGTACTTTAGATAACATACTAATTCTGGAAACGGCCATCAGGGAGGCGTTCATTACCAAAAAACATCTAGTATCTATTTTTTTCGACATGGAGAAAGCATATGATCGTACTTGGCGGCatggcattttaaaagatttacataATATGGGTTTTCGTGGAAAATTgccaatatttattcaaaaatttcttcagaaaagaatttttaacgttcgtattaatgatgttttatctgatgattttattcaaaatgaagggGTACCGCAAGGGAGTATTTTaagtgttgttttatttattattaaaattaatggaattatggAAAAACTTCCACCATATGTTCATGGGTCATTATTTGTCGACGATTTTCAAATCCATTGCTCAAGTACTCACATGCCCTTTATCGAACGACAATTGCAAGCTGCTGTCAAATCTATAACGGAATGGTCTGATAAAAATGGTTTCGTCCTTTCTACTCAAAAAACCGAATGCACTCATTTTTGTCGAGTTCGTGGATTGCACCCCGACCCAGAAATTCAGTTAAATGGCACAGCTATTCCCGTTGTGCCGGTCGTTAAATTTTTAGGCCTCTTATTTGATTCTAAACTAACATTCCGTTCTCATATTCTTCATCTAAAGAAAAAATGCGCTCAGTCTTTAAATATTCTCAAAGTTTTGTCAAATACAACGTGGGGATGCAATACttcaactctattaaaaatttacaaaagtgtcattttatcaaaattagacTATGGTAGCGTGATTTACAACTCAGCAGCAAAGTCTATTCTGCAACAGCTTGACGCAATACATCATCAGGGGCTCCGACTTGTATCAGGGGCTTTTAGAACTTCTCCTGTTCAAAGCTTATATATAATAACTAAAGAACCAGGTTTACAATTACGACGCCAGAGATTTTctctcaaatacttttttaaaataaatcagaatccgTCACACCCTTTATATGACAGAATCGTGAATCCGATTTATGGACAATTATAcgagaaaaagatttcatttattccatCATTTGGTTTTAGAATCCGCCCTCTTTTAGATAGTTTTAACCTAAAgaacattgacattttaactaaagaagacGAAATTCCTCCTTGGACATGCAAAAGCATTCTAACTGTCGATGATTTTAATAAGCTACCAAAATCTACAACTGCACCATCTGtttacatacaaattttttgtgaTCATAGGCAGTCGTTTGAAAAATACGGCActgtttttacagatggttccaaAATCGGTGACCACGTTGGCTCAGCTGTAATATTTGACCACATTGTACTTTCCAGAAAGCTAAACAAACATTGTTCTGTTTTTACCTCGGAGATTTTTGCCATCTACACTGCTTTAAGAGCGATAAGACTATTATCAAAGAAAGACTGGATCATATATACCGATTCAAAAAGTTCAATTGAAGCAATTTTGAACTCATCCAAACAAAGCCATCCTTTAGTGCTCAGTAcagtaaaactatattttaaattgctggatcgtaattttaatattctattttgttggATTCCCGGACACGTTGGTATCCTTAGGAACGATCAAGCTGATGTTGCCGCAAAAACAGctaattcaaatgaagaaaccTTTGTCCCATTTCAAGACTTAGATCAAATTCTAAAGCAATGTTCACTTCGTATATGGCAGAGTACTTGGGACTCGcaacttgataataaattgcattccatcCAACCAtttatttctgggtttaagaatGACTCTCTCAGCCGTAGAATGAGTGTTGTGTTAACAAGGCTTCGCATAGGTCATACTCATTTTACTCACAAACATTTACTTTATTCAGTTACAGCTCCAATTTGTACAAAATGTAATGCTATAATTTCAGTTCGGCATATCATATGTGAATGCCCTAAATACCGCTTTCTAAGAGCAAAATATTTCGGCAGtgattatccaaatttgaaagatataattggcGAACCTttccatattaatgtattttcatttttacttgacattaatttcatgcataatatctaaaattctattttcaccttgttattttaactttacatccccttactgaaatgagtttatttttttgtattttaagttaattcgagtttggcacagcttggccagtattggcccttgcgccataaaaaaacaatcaaatcaaatcaaatcaaattaaaatgagttGCGATATTTCGCAACTTCCCAACACTGTTTCCAATCCTTCACTTGAAGCAAAAGTTTcgtaatgggtaccttcgtttcatggaattgtcgtggccTTCGGTCCAAATTAAATGACATCAAGACCATCCTTAACAACTTTCATCCTATCTGTTTTGGTGTTCAGGAGACATTCTTGACACCTAGTATCCCCATCAAAATACGCGGTTATAACTGTACTCGTAAAGATGCAGAAACAGCATCTCATCCTTCTGGTGGAGTTTGTATTTTCACGTCGAATttatatccgagcacacctctcctATTACATActtctctgcaggctgtggctgtgcaagttcatACTCGaattttggtcacagtctgctgcatttacttaccgcctcatgatgtcattcgtcAACAAGATCTTGATAAACTTGTGGACCAACTGCCTgcaccatttattatttttggcgattttaacggccatagtacgttgtggggttcggagaatacaaattctcgtgggcaacagatagaacagtttatttctaataattgtcTCTGTTTGCTCAATAATGAAGAGAAGacgtacttccatgaacccacacgtagcttccatagccTTGATCTAGCCATGTGTTCTCCTGAACTTTTGCCGGTGTTGAACTTTGCAGTTAGCAAAGATttacataatagtgatcatttccctattattgtctcccatgctgatagcggcggtgcgactctccgtcctccgcgttttctattccagcgggcagactgggatacTTTCACGCAATTGGCAGATATAACTGAGACCATGATCAGTACTTATGATATCACGGAAGCAATGCAACTTGTTATTGACGCCATATTAAacgccgcaaatgccaccattccaaagaccTCCCCACGTCTCAGAAAATTTCGCAGGCCGTGGTGGAATGAGGCTTGTCGCGACAGCCACAAgcagcaaaaaaaattatggaacatcttTCGGAGGTACCCGACAACTGAAAATCtcattgcttttaaaagagccaaagcgctagctCGTCGCGTTCGTCGTCAGAGTCAGAGGGACTCCTGGATTAAATTTGTATCGTCCATTACATCATCGACCTCCAGCAAACAGttgtggaaaaaagtaaaggctgcGAATGGTATTTATTGTGaatcttccattcctgttttaaatacaggaagtgGGATACATTCGGCTCCATTAAAAGTAGCCAATATCCTGGgccaagcatttgcacaagtttccgcaatagaATCTTATAGTCCGGAGTTTCTGGCgattaagaatcccgcggaacAGTTGCCTCTGCTTTTTAATGACCATCGCAAGTATTCatataactgtaaatttaaaatgtttgaactcgAAAAGGCCTTATCTAAGTCTCATGACACCAGTCCAGGGCCAGATAGGATTACATACAATATGCTCCGTCATTTGAGTAACACTTCCCTTTCCAACCTGTTGttatttaacagaatctggatcgagcagaagtacccttctcaatggcgcgaagctattgttatcccaatcctaaaacctggcaaagaaccatcCAATactctgaactaccgaccaatagCTTTGACGAGCTGTCTCTGTAAAACCTTAGAACGTATGGTCAATTCTCGTctgatttttgaattagaaaaacaaggATGTATCTCTCAGTtacagagtggtttccgtagaggacGGTCAACTGTTGACAACCTCGTCCTTCTGGAAACGCAAATCCGCAATGCATTTGTGAAGAGAAATCACcttgtatctatttttttcgaTATAGAGAAAGCGTACGACCGTACGTGGCGTCACGGCATACTCTCAACGCTTTTTAACTATGGCTTTAGAGGAAATTtaccgatatttttaaaaaactttttatcttgtcGAACGTTTAAAGTTCGCATGGGTAACgtctattcaaatgattttattcaaactgaaggTGTCCCGCAGGGTAGCATTCTTagtgttactctttttattgtccattttagccaaataattaatgttttacctCCATCTATTCAAGGCACATTATACGTGGATGATCTCCAGATATCTTGCCAAGGGAGCAATATGCACCTGATAAAGCGACAACTGCAGGTTGCTGTAAACAAACTTGTAAATTGGTGCAATGAAAATGGACATACGATTTCTCCAGAGAAAAGTAGATGCGTCCATTTTTGTAGGAAACGGGGTATTCATTTAGATCCCAAAGTTCAGATTCGTAATGCTACCATCCCTgtggtaaatgaaataaagtttttggggataatatttgaccgtaagctcactttccttccgcatgtcctaCATTTGCGGAAGAGGTGTGATAGGTCATTAAATATTCTCAAGGTACTGTCCAGAaccacttggggagcagatcgaacTTCTTTGCTCAGAATTTATCAGGCAGTGACTTTATCCCGTATAGATTACGGAAGTATGGTGTATGGCTCTGCTCGTCCTACGGTTTTACGTAGACTTGATACCATACATCATTCTGCTTTGAGAATTAGCTTAGGAGCATTTCGCACCTCGCCTGTGAATAGTCTGTATGTTCTCTGCCATCATCTACCACTAAGTTTACGGCGTGAAAAATTATCTGCCCAATATTATCTTCGAGCACTGTCTGTTCCGAAGCATCCGGTGTGTTCTTTGATATTTCCAGTTAGTCTTCGGAGACTTTATAATGCTCGTCGCTCTCACGCACTTCCATTCTGCGAGAGAGTTAAACTGCTCCTTCGTGATTATGGACTTCATGATAAGGTAATCCAGACTTCCGATCCATTTTCCTTTCCTCCCTGGAATATTcctcagttttcatttttaaatcccttCTCTGGTTTTGAGAAGCAGAGTACTGCCCCTATTGTCTACCAGAATCTGTTTCattctcatcgctgtcagtattcagattatttaaaaatatttacggatGGTTCGAAATCAGAAGGCCATGTTGGTTGCGGTATTGTTTTTAATACCGACACATTTAGTTACCGTCTAGATTCATCTCTATCTGTTTTTTCTGCTGAATTATTAGCCATCttttatgctcttcagaggaTTTCCCTCTCCTCTGATCgtaaattttgtatctatactgacagcatgagttcaTTGACAATGTTTTCCAACTGTAATAATCAGATTCACCCGGTTGCCCTGGAAATTCTTGATCttctaagaactttaaaaaacagggattttaagatattattttgctggattccgagtcatgtcggaatcaCTGGTAATGAGCAGGCGGATAACGCAGCAAAGAGTGCATCTTTGCTTGCACAGCGAGACATCCCGTTCTgtgatgctaaaaatatttttcaacgtcGTCTGTACTCACTCTGGCAGGAATCGTGGAATAATCATATCAATAACAAACTTTGTCATAAAACCTATCATTTCAtcctggccttgtttaccagtgcgagagctAGACGTCAAATtgtctagactccgcattggtcatactCGTTATACAcataaacaccttttattcgGCGATCGAGCTCCTTTCTGCTCTAGATGCCAAGTGATTTTAACCgttcttcatcttttaatagagtgtcctaattttaatcatcatcgatTACGTTTTTTCTGTActtcaacagtggacatgcaaatgctcgtgggggaacgtccccacaaaaacctttttaaatttttaaaagaaattggcttttacaattttatttgacattttaatttgttaccaatttttacaatgtttgtAGATATGACCttgcaattttttaatcagtttttaattctaCAGAACCTTGCATAAAAACCAccttatatattttaaccatacgactggcgcagtatagtcaaatttggctcttgcgccactaaatcccactatccatccatccatccacaTGTAGCTTCCATACAattgatctggccatatgttctcctgaacttctgccATTGCTGACCTTTGCAGTGAGCAGATATCtttataatagtgatcatttccctattattgtctcccatgctgatagaaGTGGTGTGACTCattgtcctccgcgtttcctattccagcgggcagactgggatgcTTTCATGCGATTGGCAAATGTCACAGAAACTATGGTCAATATTTGCGACATCACGGAAGCAGTGCAACATGTCGTTGATAACATAATAAgtgccgcaaatgccaccatcCCGAAGACTCCCCCACGTCTAAGAAAacttcgtagaccgtggtggaacgaagcttgtcgcgacagtcataagaaccaaaaacgactttggaatatttttagaaggtacCCGACAACAGAAAATCTAGTTGCTTTTAAGCGTGCCAGAGCCCTTGCTCGTCGAATACGCcgacgtagtcagagggaatcttggattaaATTCGTGTCATCCATCACATCCACCACTTCCAGTAAACATTTGTGGaagaaagtaaaggctgctaatgggatataCAGTGAAACCcgcattcctgttttaaatacaggaaatatgGCGCATTCCGCCCCGTTAGATATTGCCAATATTCTCGgtcaagcattcgcacaagtatCCGCAATAGATTCTTACAGCCCTGAATTTCTGGCAtctaagaatcgcgcggaacggttgcctttgcgcttTAAAGCCCAAAATACCAGTCAATATAACTGTGAATTCAGGATGTCTGAACTGGAAATGGCTTTATCTAAAGCCCATGATACTAGCCCTGGACCAGATGGGATGACGTataatatgctccgccatttgaacGCAACTTCACTTTCgaatctgttattattatttaacagaatatggattgaacagaagtacccttcacaatggcgagaagcaATTGTGATCCCAATATTAAAACCTGGCAAGGACGCATCTaaccctctgaactaccgaccaattgcttTGACGAACTGCCTCTGCAAAACCTTTGAAAGAATGGTCAATGCACGTCTTATtcacgaattggagaaacaaggatgtattcccccgttgcagagtggtttccgaagAGGTAGATCTACTTATGATAACCTCGTACTACTGGAAACCGAAATTCGCAACACATTTGTTAGAAGGAACCACCTTGTAtccatattttttgacattgagAAGGCGTATGACCGGACATGGCGCTATGGAGtactttctacactttttaaatttggttttagaggaaacttgcccatctttttacagaattttttatcacatcggacttttagagttcgtgtaggcaacttttattctgattctttcattcaagctgagggagttccgcaaggaagtgccctcagtgttacactttttattattcacaTTAGTCAAGTTTTATCTGTTTTACCTTCATCTATTCAGGCATCACTTTATGTTGATGACCTGCATATTTCATGCCAGGGcagcaatatgaatttaatagagcgACAGTTGCAAAATGCCGTTAATAAAGTAGTAGATTGGTGCGATAATAACGGGCATACTATCTCTTCAGAGAAGAGCCGATGCCTTCATTTTTGCCGGAAACGAAATATCCATCTAGATCCTGTCATTAAAATACGAAATGCGCGTATCGCTGTTGTAAATGAGGTACGATTTCTGGGagtaatttttgatagaaaactcTCCTTTCTTCCTCATATTTTAAACTTGCGGAAGAAATGTGAGGTAGCACTAAACATTTTAAAGGTACTctctaaaacatcttggggtgcagATCGGACATCTCTGCTCCATATTTACGAAGCAGTCATCCTCTCTCGCATGGATTATGGGTGCATAGTGTATGGTTCCGCTCGTGCTTCTTTCCTGCGACGattggataccattcaccattctgcCTTAAGGATTTGTTCCGGAGCGTTTCGTACCTCTCCCGTAGATAGCCTCTACTCTATTTGCAACCAGTTACCTCTTGACTTAAGACGCAAAAATTTGTCTGCCTGTTATTATTTCCGtgcaaaatctttttcttatcacCCCATCTCTAATATAAAGTTACCACTTTATCTTCGCAGACTATATGATGCTCGTTcctctcacattcttccatttAGTGATAGAATGAAAGTACTTTTGCACGACTCAGGCCTTTCAAATGTTATCATTAAGACTGTAGATTTATTGTGTTTTCCCCCCTGGGACAtcccaaaattttcttacatgaaTCCCTTTACAGGCTTTGATAAATCTTCAAATGATCCAGCTATATTTAAACATCTGTTTTTGCATCATCGCTATCAATATTCTTCTTTTGTACCaatttttacggatggctcaaaatcagatgggCATGTCGGTTGTGGCATAATTCTTCCGTCTGATACGCTGAGCTATCGTTTACATAATTGCTGTTCAGTATTCACTGCTGAGTTGATGGCAATTTTCTGGGCCCTTCAGAAAATTTCGCCTTTCCCTGAacgtaactttattatttataccgatagTATGAGTGCATTAGAGATACTTTCGCACTAcagcaatcggatgcatccgattgcgaTTAGAATCCTGTTTACTTGGCGTCTCCTTCAAAATGAAGGTTTTCATATCCTTTTTAGTTGGATCCCGAGTCACGTAGGCATTTCTGGGAATGAAGAAGCTGATTCAGCGGCAAAATCTGCAGACTCCGTTTTGTCCCATAAACTTCCATATGGCGACATTAagagatttttcataaaacatattcattcaaCATGGCAATTAACATGGGATTTGAAGACCCAGAATAAGCTTCATTCCGTCAAGCCTACAATTGGTTTATGGCCTGTTCaccctatacgagaggttgatgtgAAATtaactcgcctccgtataggacacacccaCTTTACTCATCGTCATCTCATCTTGGGTGAAAGGGTGCCAATTTTCCCCACTTGTCATATTGCTTTTagtgttaaacatattttaattgaatgtcctgattttaatgctcatcgtcataattttttcaactcgTCTTCTCTTAACttgcaagacctggtgggtgagaaataccatccaaatatttttaaatttttaagagctataCGCTTCATCAACtgtatttaacacttttttcgtctggttttcattttttgtaaaataagtcttcattgcatgattattttgcatttacattaaTCATTGTCTTtcgttaaaatagttttataatatttgtatcgacatttttatggagttttactgaaactaacttttaaaatcgttttgGTTTAAATGTCTGTCTTGATTTTACCGTaagcttggcgcagtatagccaaaaatggctcttgcgccaataaaccatacaacaacaacaacttgggACATCCTCGATATGCCGCGACGTGTCCTGTCTGCTCGCAATTGATACATTTAGGATTAGGATGCTTCTCTTTTATTTCGCATTCCCTGGTCTGATGTTGTTTATTGCATTTGATACATCTGGGTTTCATCCCGCAATTTTCTGCTCTGTGTCCAAAGTTGTTACAATTAAAGCATTGGATAGTCTGGTTTCTCCCTCTATATTGCTCAACTGTGACTTTGAGATAGTCAATATTATCTACCTTGTATATTTGGTCAACTATGTTGTTCCTATTTAGTTCGACCATCATGAAAGGTAGCGGGTTCTTGGTTCTGATTTGCGTCAGTCTAATAATCTTATTAACCGAGAAACCTCTTTTGGTTAATTCAGCCTCCAAAACATCAACCATATAGTCTATTGGCAGCCCTTTAAATACAACTCTGACTGGCCTTTGGTTTTTTGGTCTTATGACATAAAATTCGTGGCCCATTTCCCTGCAGTGTTGGACAATTTTCTTATAGGTGTTTATGTCAttagtgaatatttttatgaacccaTTACCAAGGATGTTGTTTGTGGttccaaatttaagatttatttgttCTAGTACTTTATTAAAGTCTGTAACGTATTTTAACATGATAGGtggtattttttcaattttttcctctTGTTTATCAGTATCTATACTGTTCAGTGCATCAAATCTGttatttatggtaattttttcAGGGCTATTTTTAGGGCTATTTACGGGTTGCCTGGCAGTTTTCCTCTTTTGAGGGCTCTTAAAATTTTCCCCTTGTTTTTCCTTATACTCCTCTAGTAATTTCCCTTTTGTcagtttatttctattaattaagcAGTCTGGGGGAGAGAGACAGTTAAGTGAACTTAACTCACCCTTATAATGGTCCAGTCTTTGCCTGGTTAATCCGAGTTCCTCCTTCATGGAGAGATAATTAATATCCCTATCGTGGTTAGCAAATTCGTCGGTTTCCatagattttaaatagaattctatGTAATTTGCTTTTGCCTCCTCCCTTTCCATTGTTTTTTCCATAACCCCTCTTTTAAAACAACCATTGCATGTTTTGAGGGAACTATTAGTAATGAAACCAGTAGCCTCCATATCAACTAAATTCTCTTCGATACAAATT
It encodes:
- the LOC129956796 gene encoding uncharacterized protein LOC129956796, which codes for MIGETQVTVAAHRSLNHSRGVISEREFQTDLEEDILNCLKEQNVIAVRRITIKKNNQIQPTKHLILTFNTPVLPKSVKIAYINCSVKPYIPNPIRCFKCQKFGHTITACRGDKEICARCSLPDHNSNNCTSTTPKCFNCSGDHPAYFRSCPRYKEEKEIQTVKITKNIPFPEARKIVTDRTPKPGLSYSAALNSTTERNSQPIPKPTVNNPVTPSNTNPDTVTIKRSDWLALLEIKRSYEENFSQPPKNVKRKKILNKVKARQHLEKENKKHQIEEKEEQLTIHPSDDSISSMDEDKVNSDSTHMTSEHFKSKFFKKPK